A genomic window from Sporosarcina sp. Marseille-Q4063 includes:
- a CDS encoding 5'-methylthioadenosine/adenosylhomocysteine nucleosidase: protein MNNKINLKFFTIIMIAAFMLIGCSIKKEGSTEQPEEKTNTEQSDKRVIGIIGAMIEEVEILRDKIEIESTETIAGMEFYKGTLDGENIVLVQSGVGKVNAAACTQALVDHFGVDYLINSGVAGGLTPDVTIGDIVISTDAVQHDFDITAFGEKPGVIARMDTSYFTADEKLIQLAQSATEGLNEDINVVQGRIASGDQFIASAEQKEWISENFSPYAVEMEGAAIAHVAHLNEVPFVIIRAISDDASGQADVKYEDFVKTAAENASTMIEEMIKAADENL, encoded by the coding sequence ATGAACAACAAAATCAATCTTAAATTCTTTACAATCATCATGATCGCAGCTTTCATGTTAATAGGCTGTTCTATTAAAAAAGAAGGTTCAACGGAACAACCAGAAGAAAAAACAAATACCGAACAATCGGATAAACGGGTTATCGGCATTATTGGAGCTATGATAGAAGAAGTCGAAATCCTTCGCGATAAAATAGAAATAGAAAGCACTGAAACGATAGCTGGAATGGAGTTTTATAAAGGTACATTAGACGGGGAAAACATTGTCTTGGTTCAATCAGGCGTCGGAAAAGTGAATGCGGCCGCCTGTACTCAAGCGCTGGTAGATCATTTCGGCGTTGACTACCTCATAAATTCAGGCGTTGCAGGAGGGCTAACCCCGGATGTAACCATTGGAGATATCGTCATTTCTACAGACGCCGTCCAACATGATTTCGATATCACTGCATTTGGTGAAAAGCCAGGCGTGATTGCTCGCATGGATACAAGTTATTTTACGGCGGATGAAAAGCTAATTCAACTCGCACAATCAGCAACAGAAGGATTAAACGAGGATATCAATGTAGTACAAGGAAGAATCGCAAGCGGCGATCAATTTATTGCAAGTGCGGAACAAAAAGAATGGATTTCAGAAAACTTTTCTCCGTATGCTGTAGAAATGGAAGGCGCGGCGATTGCTCATGTCGCACACTTGAATGAAGTGCCATTTGTTATTATTCGTGCAATCTCGGACGATGCTAGCGGCCAGGCCGATGTAAAGTATGAAGACTTCGTCAAAACAGCAGCTGAAAACGCCAGCACGATGATTGAAGAAATGATCAAAGCTGCAGATGAAAACTTATAA
- a CDS encoding cyclic 2,3-diphosphoglycerate synthase, whose product MERKNILIIGAAGRDFHNFNTYYRNKEAYNVVAFTATQIPDIDGRKYPNELAGELYPEGIPIYSQDQLEELIEVLDVDECVLSYSDIRYEDVMSLSAVVNAAGANFTLLGSKSTMIKSNKPVISVCAVRTGTGKSQTSRKIIETLLEHDIKVVAVRHPMPYGDLNAQRVQRFATVEDLKKHNCTIEEMEEYEPHVTRGNIIYAGVDYADILAAAENDPDGCDVILWDGGNNDFSFYEPDLAVNVLDPHRPGHELLYYPGEVCLRTADVNIINKIDSASAEAIQIVENNIKHASPNSIIIKAESTITVDRPELIVGKRVLVVEDGPTLTHGEMNIGAGIVAAERLGAKEIIDARPFAVGSLIDTFEKYQHIGNVLPAMGYGEQQLKDLEETINNADCDAVIIGTPMDLSRVISINKPYTRVHYELDEVSTPTLSDVLKDFIQEYKLVDKTTIK is encoded by the coding sequence ATGGAGAGAAAAAATATACTTATTATAGGTGCTGCGGGAAGGGATTTTCATAATTTTAATACATATTATCGAAATAAAGAGGCGTATAATGTTGTTGCTTTTACGGCAACGCAAATTCCTGATATAGATGGACGTAAATATCCAAATGAATTGGCTGGTGAACTATATCCAGAAGGGATTCCGATTTATTCGCAAGATCAATTGGAAGAGTTGATAGAAGTGTTAGACGTGGATGAATGCGTTTTGTCTTATAGTGATATCAGATATGAAGATGTGATGAGCCTGAGTGCGGTTGTGAATGCTGCGGGTGCGAACTTCACGCTGCTAGGGTCTAAGAGCACGATGATCAAAAGTAATAAACCTGTCATTTCTGTTTGCGCTGTACGAACTGGGACGGGTAAAAGTCAAACGTCTCGAAAAATTATCGAAACATTGCTTGAGCATGATATAAAAGTTGTTGCGGTTAGACATCCGATGCCTTATGGCGATTTAAATGCACAGCGTGTTCAGCGTTTTGCGACGGTAGAGGATTTAAAGAAACATAATTGTACGATTGAAGAGATGGAAGAGTATGAGCCGCATGTAACGCGTGGAAATATTATTTATGCGGGTGTTGATTATGCAGATATATTGGCGGCGGCTGAAAATGATCCAGATGGTTGTGATGTGATTTTATGGGACGGCGGAAATAATGATTTCTCTTTCTACGAGCCCGATTTAGCTGTGAATGTCTTGGATCCACATCGCCCGGGTCATGAGTTGTTATATTATCCTGGTGAAGTTTGTTTAAGAACAGCGGATGTGAATATCATTAACAAAATTGATAGTGCGTCAGCAGAAGCGATTCAAATCGTAGAGAATAATATTAAACACGCGAGTCCAAACAGCATCATTATTAAGGCTGAGTCAACGATTACGGTCGATCGCCCAGAGTTGATTGTTGGAAAACGTGTGCTTGTCGTGGAAGACGGCCCGACGTTGACGCATGGCGAGATGAATATTGGCGCGGGTATTGTTGCGGCTGAGCGTTTGGGTGCGAAAGAAATCATTGATGCACGCCCATTTGCTGTGGGTTCGTTAATCGATACCTTTGAAAAATACCAACACATTGGAAACGTTCTTCCCGCAATGGGGTACGGCGAGCAACAATTGAAAGACCTCGAAGAAACCATTAATAATGCAGACTGTGATGCAGTCATTATTGGAACACCGATGGATTTATCTCGAGTCATTTCGATTAATAAACCATACACACGTGTTCACTATGAATTAGACGAAGTCAGTACACCGACTTTAAGTGATGTTTTGAAAGATTTTATTCAGGAATATAAACTAGTTGATAAAACAACAATCAAATAA
- a CDS encoding PTS transporter subunit IIC — translation MKDFVGKLLNGMSIGIVVALIPNALMGEILKLLIPYFPALQHVFDITVFVMSLLPVLIGVMVGITFKLTPIQTASVGIAAMVGSGAVQKTADGLFALNGIGIVLNTGITAALAVLFVQLLGDKLEAYSILVLPTLSILVPGMIGYTILPYMKHSTGIIGVAISNVTSLQPVLMGAIIAVIFCTIILLPISTVGVATVIMLSGVGAGAANLGIVAAGVGLAIASYKANSLGTALAHVLGSPKIQMKNFLMKPNIALPMLITAAVLGGLAGVLNIQGTPYSAGFGLSGLVGPLNYINLAEGGWSQKNISIMLSTFLILPIVLNLGLIYIFSRNLKLIKAGDYKLDFE, via the coding sequence ATGAAGGATTTTGTTGGTAAGTTACTTAATGGAATGAGTATCGGGATTGTTGTTGCATTAATTCCTAATGCATTAATGGGAGAGATTCTTAAATTATTGATTCCTTATTTTCCTGCACTTCAGCATGTTTTTGATATCACTGTATTTGTTATGAGCCTGTTGCCTGTACTAATTGGGGTGATGGTGGGGATTACATTTAAACTGACGCCCATTCAAACAGCAAGTGTAGGGATTGCCGCTATGGTCGGAAGTGGAGCTGTTCAGAAAACAGCCGATGGATTATTCGCGCTTAACGGGATCGGGATCGTTCTTAATACAGGAATTACAGCTGCCTTAGCTGTTTTATTCGTTCAGTTGCTCGGCGATAAATTAGAAGCTTATTCCATTCTAGTGTTGCCTACATTAAGTATATTAGTTCCCGGTATGATTGGTTATACGATACTTCCTTACATGAAACATTCAACGGGTATCATTGGGGTCGCAATTTCAAATGTGACTTCATTGCAACCAGTCCTAATGGGTGCAATCATTGCCGTGATTTTCTGCACTATCATATTACTTCCTATTTCTACTGTAGGTGTTGCAACTGTCATCATGCTATCAGGGGTGGGAGCCGGTGCAGCGAATTTAGGGATTGTAGCTGCAGGCGTAGGATTAGCCATCGCCAGCTACAAAGCGAACTCCCTCGGCACTGCTTTGGCGCATGTACTCGGTTCTCCTAAAATTCAAATGAAAAACTTTTTGATGAAACCTAATATCGCCTTACCTATGCTGATCACGGCAGCAGTGCTCGGAGGATTGGCCGGCGTATTAAATATTCAAGGCACCCCTTACAGTGCAGGATTTGGCTTATCCGGTTTGGTCGGACCTTTGAATTATATAAATCTAGCAGAGGGCGGTTGGTCACAGAAAAATATATCCATCATGCTCAGCACGTTTTTAATCTTGCCGATTGTACTGAATCTCGGACTGATTTATATATTTTCCAGAAACCTGAAGTTGATCAAGGCTGGTGATTATAAATTGGATTTTGAATAA
- a CDS encoding restriction endonuclease, translating into MFGTLVDDIMQDVLSGRAKVTQASGDYGVDILHTLPNRDVYLVQVKCYKPENQISFDPPAVLHSNIVTRNAQGAYLITTSDYSPQAKQFGDVHGIKLINGYNLALHLCTFQINKPLIRCCTKSLPKPNFEDELILTLKKLIIYIFT; encoded by the coding sequence ATTTTCGGGACACTTGTTGATGATATTATGCAGGATGTGCTTAGTGGAAGGGCAAAGGTCACTCAAGCGTCAGGTGACTACGGGGTTGATATCCTACACACCCTTCCCAACCGCGATGTTTATTTAGTTCAAGTAAAATGCTACAAACCGGAGAATCAAATCAGTTTTGATCCACCAGCGGTGCTACATTCAAATATCGTGACACGCAATGCCCAAGGTGCCTATTTAATCACGACTAGTGACTATTCTCCGCAAGCTAAGCAGTTTGGTGATGTACATGGCATCAAACTAATTAATGGATACAACCTTGCCCTCCACCTATGCACTTTTCAAATTAATAAACCTCTTATTCGCTGTTGTACTAAGTCACTACCTAAACCCAATTTCGAGGATGAATTAATCCTTACCTTAAAAAAATTGATTATATATATCTTCACCTAA
- a CDS encoding NEAT domain-containing protein, which produces MRNKWILPILMMLLALPFFSSAVFAEETVVYEDGEYDVLLEVKHATEDKLSTAGGYLTNPKVIVKDGNITYVQLELTSSSMIKSLKVPSGEVDLISEDLEENTRVVGFKVEGDLTEPVQMKMHVVVPPSLMPPNGYDTTHTVRAFFDVSKVPTKAGVVVEEEPTKPEEKPTEPEEEDKQADLSNLKDGYYTVNVSYLRDDNDDASTMGNYLEGKLFLAISKGKAEVTATVKKDGTVTLLQLNGKNAVEKKVEGEKRHESFEFDQLQSQLNAYVEYQAPMGPGKMHYGKANFRIVLNEDSITVTDASNKPGANVEAPGDNDEPEEIEKPGDTEVPGEKDTQKPGDTDKSDENPAVEDNKDNNEPQTPEKKNQLKPDKAYEIGFVIKHETEDKASSANSFFKGPAILLEKDGERYIQITVTGKEYIDWLKNKFGEMVVVKEDKDSIVYQFKLDGALPEAILLDMQITVPGFYDGRVHKARLFLDESSLKEVDANKYTLVASNNENGPKVPGAPVKKDSLEEKETVIAPPTKTNNNDPTIEKPKLDSKEKNGSTNETKVTGQEKNPQTGDTTNILLYVVLLIGSAIPLAVMAKRRFANVA; this is translated from the coding sequence ATGCGAAACAAATGGATCTTGCCGATATTAATGATGTTACTTGCACTGCCTTTCTTTAGTAGTGCAGTTTTTGCGGAAGAAACTGTTGTGTATGAAGATGGCGAATATGATGTTCTGTTAGAAGTAAAACATGCAACTGAAGATAAATTATCTACAGCTGGTGGTTACTTAACAAACCCAAAAGTAATTGTTAAAGATGGTAATATCACCTATGTCCAATTAGAACTTACAAGTAGTAGCATGATAAAATCATTGAAAGTTCCAAGTGGTGAAGTTGATTTAATTAGTGAAGATTTAGAAGAAAATACAAGAGTTGTCGGTTTTAAAGTAGAAGGCGACTTAACAGAGCCCGTTCAAATGAAAATGCATGTTGTTGTTCCGCCAAGTTTGATGCCTCCTAATGGTTATGATACAACGCATACGGTCCGTGCTTTCTTTGATGTAAGTAAAGTGCCTACAAAAGCAGGAGTAGTAGTGGAAGAAGAACCAACCAAACCTGAAGAAAAACCTACTGAGCCTGAAGAAGAGGACAAGCAAGCAGACCTCTCTAACCTAAAAGATGGCTATTATACTGTAAATGTTAGCTATTTAAGAGATGATAATGATGATGCATCAACGATGGGCAACTATTTAGAGGGTAAATTATTTTTAGCTATCTCCAAAGGAAAAGCTGAAGTAACTGCAACCGTTAAAAAAGATGGCACAGTCACTTTATTACAACTTAATGGAAAGAATGCTGTAGAAAAGAAAGTTGAAGGAGAAAAGCGTCACGAATCTTTTGAGTTTGATCAATTACAATCTCAGTTAAATGCATATGTTGAATATCAAGCACCAATGGGACCTGGAAAAATGCATTATGGGAAAGCCAATTTCCGTATTGTATTAAATGAGGATAGTATTACTGTAACAGATGCCTCTAATAAACCGGGCGCTAATGTAGAAGCGCCTGGAGATAATGATGAGCCAGAAGAAATTGAAAAACCAGGTGATACTGAAGTTCCAGGTGAAAAGGACACGCAAAAACCAGGAGATACAGATAAGTCTGATGAAAATCCTGCAGTCGAAGACAATAAAGACAACAATGAACCACAGACTCCTGAAAAGAAAAATCAATTAAAACCAGACAAAGCATATGAAATTGGTTTTGTCATTAAGCACGAGACAGAAGATAAAGCTTCATCAGCAAATTCATTCTTTAAAGGACCGGCTATTTTATTGGAAAAAGACGGTGAGCGATATATTCAGATTACGGTAACAGGTAAAGAGTATATTGACTGGCTAAAGAATAAATTTGGTGAAATGGTTGTAGTTAAAGAAGATAAAGATTCAATTGTTTATCAATTTAAATTAGACGGCGCTTTGCCTGAAGCGATTCTGTTAGATATGCAAATCACAGTTCCAGGATTTTATGATGGGAGAGTTCACAAGGCACGTCTTTTCCTTGACGAAAGTTCCTTGAAAGAAGTCGATGCTAACAAGTACACTCTAGTTGCTTCGAACAATGAAAATGGTCCGAAAGTTCCGGGTGCACCAGTTAAGAAAGATTCGTTGGAAGAGAAAGAAACAGTAATAGCACCACCAACAAAAACAAATAATAACGATCCAACAATAGAAAAACCAAAACTTGATTCCAAAGAAAAGAATGGATCAACGAACGAAACAAAAGTAACAGGACAGGAAAAGAACCCACAAACGGGAGATACGACAAACATTCTTCTATATGTTGTCCTATTAATTGGTTCTGCAATTCCATTAGCAGTTATGGCTAAAAGACGTTTCGCTAATGTTGCATAA
- a CDS encoding NEAT domain-containing protein, producing MKNKFSFLMTFAVIFLVTILVASPVSAQIADGTYKVNYEMKEAGSANTSIADGYFTKPATLIVENGVQYIQLTVTGSNYIKSLSTPAGSVSIVSENKANQTRVVKFKVSGDLSKPLNMNMHIVVPDMYDMTHTARAVFNVSGLPQASSTVEQKAEKSGVETNSDAAANTVENPKTGDDSPIGMYVLLMLGSAIALFAIRKFGPVRN from the coding sequence ATGAAGAACAAATTTTCATTTTTAATGACGTTCGCAGTTATATTTTTAGTTACCATCCTTGTTGCTTCACCAGTGTCTGCTCAGATTGCAGATGGTACATATAAGGTGAATTATGAAATGAAAGAAGCGGGCAGTGCGAACACATCTATTGCTGATGGTTACTTTACAAAGCCTGCGACATTAATCGTTGAAAACGGCGTTCAATATATCCAGTTAACGGTAACTGGCAGCAATTATATCAAATCACTTTCAACACCAGCAGGATCTGTTTCAATTGTTAGCGAGAATAAAGCGAACCAGACTAGAGTCGTGAAGTTTAAAGTGAGTGGTGATTTATCTAAACCTTTAAATATGAACATGCATATTGTCGTTCCGGATATGTACGATATGACACATACTGCTCGTGCGGTATTTAATGTGAGCGGATTACCGCAAGCTTCTTCAACTGTAGAACAAAAAGCAGAAAAAAGCGGCGTTGAAACGAACAGCGATGCAGCAGCGAACACAGTAGAGAACCCAAAAACAGGGGATGACTCTCCTATTGGAATGTACGTGCTATTAATGCTTGGATCCGCAATTGCTTTATTCGCAATTCGGAAGTTTGGACCTGTACGTAACTAA
- a CDS encoding ABC transporter ATP-binding protein, giving the protein MEINNISFCYQDKVMRLQDVEASIHKGQITTILGPNGSGKSTLLGVLTNNLQPQAGQVILDGKAINTYKPKELAKKLGVVHQQNSAPADMTVEKLVYYGRLPYRNTFSGQSDKDEQMVNWAIECTGLSEKRHDAIDTLSGGQQQRVWIAMALAQDTPFLFLDEPTSNLDIYYQYEILELVKQLCEEHGLTIVMVLHDINQAIQYSHHIIAMKQGKVMKKGDPKQIVTKQLMQEVYGVNVVVKHDEDVGMYIVPVGI; this is encoded by the coding sequence ATGGAAATTAATAATATATCTTTTTGCTATCAAGATAAAGTTATGCGTCTGCAAGATGTAGAGGCGAGTATCCATAAAGGCCAAATCACAACGATACTTGGGCCGAATGGTTCCGGGAAGTCGACACTGCTTGGGGTGCTCACGAATAATCTTCAGCCGCAAGCCGGGCAAGTCATCCTCGATGGGAAAGCGATCAATACATACAAACCGAAAGAACTTGCGAAAAAATTAGGCGTTGTTCATCAACAAAACAGTGCACCGGCTGATATGACTGTGGAAAAATTGGTCTATTACGGGCGCCTGCCCTATAGAAATACGTTCTCTGGTCAGTCTGATAAGGACGAACAAATGGTGAATTGGGCGATTGAATGTACGGGTCTATCTGAAAAACGACATGATGCAATTGATACATTGTCCGGCGGCCAGCAGCAACGTGTTTGGATTGCGATGGCGCTTGCCCAAGATACGCCATTTTTATTTTTAGATGAACCGACATCTAACTTAGATATTTATTACCAATATGAGATTCTGGAGCTTGTGAAACAATTATGTGAAGAACACGGCTTGACGATTGTGATGGTTTTGCATGATATTAATCAAGCGATACAATATAGCCATCACATTATTGCGATGAAACAAGGAAAAGTAATGAAAAAGGGCGATCCGAAACAGATTGTTACAAAACAATTAATGCAAGAAGTTTACGGTGTGAATGTCGTTGTGAAACATGATGAAGATGTTGGAATGTATATTGTACCGGTTGGAATTTGA
- a CDS encoding gluconate 2-dehydrogenase subunit 3 family protein, with product MADKPTDVNEKKDMSRRTFLKNSGLVAGGVVGGSLFGGLLTNQFQKTPETQNTNENTSGGLQEARVFINRAEDFAILSAATERIFPKDDLGPGAIELGVPFFIDKQLNSEWGTNSKEYMKGPFVTNIQSTGNHNNTKEQDKGGPNAETQVPTPTPRYQSILNRGEIFTVGLRKIDEVSQKDFGGRFVDLEPDMQDEVLRMFDEDKVEMKGIGSANFFHLLQQTTIEGVYADPVYGGNKDMMGWRMKEYPGPRMSYLDKIEEEEFIKMEPESLRDYQGH from the coding sequence GTGGCAGATAAACCGACAGATGTGAACGAGAAAAAAGATATGAGTCGCCGTACGTTTCTAAAGAATTCCGGACTAGTTGCTGGGGGGGTAGTTGGTGGTTCCTTGTTTGGCGGCTTGCTGACGAACCAGTTTCAAAAGACGCCGGAAACTCAAAATACTAATGAAAATACAAGTGGTGGTTTACAGGAAGCGCGCGTATTTATCAATCGTGCAGAAGACTTTGCTATTTTATCGGCCGCCACGGAACGAATTTTTCCGAAAGATGATTTGGGTCCGGGGGCTATTGAACTAGGCGTACCTTTCTTTATTGACAAGCAATTAAACAGTGAGTGGGGGACGAATTCGAAGGAATATATGAAGGGGCCATTCGTTACGAACATTCAATCGACAGGTAATCATAATAACACCAAAGAGCAAGATAAAGGGGGACCGAATGCGGAAACCCAAGTGCCTACTCCTACACCGCGGTACCAATCGATATTGAACCGGGGTGAGATTTTCACAGTTGGACTACGAAAAATAGATGAAGTGTCACAGAAGGATTTTGGTGGAAGGTTTGTTGACTTAGAGCCAGACATGCAAGATGAAGTGCTGCGCATGTTTGATGAGGATAAAGTCGAGATGAAAGGTATAGGATCTGCGAACTTTTTCCACTTACTTCAACAGACGACGATTGAAGGCGTGTATGCTGATCCGGTCTACGGCGGCAATAAAGATATGATGGGATGGCGGATGAAAGAATATCCGGGTCCACGGATGAGTTATCTGGATAAAATTGAGGAAGAGGAATTTATTAAAATGGAACCAGAAAGCCTGCGGGATTATCAAGGTCATTAA
- the isdE gene encoding heme ABC transporter substrate-binding protein IsdE, whose amino-acid sequence MKHKLSFFLMIVLLIVLAGCGAGDKSTAAKKQSSTDSQQENSEVVDATENENLLETDGQIISTTVAITEIMDQLELELIGIPTTYKGLPERYEGLPEVGLAMDPDMELIKSLKPTDVLTVTTLTSYVEETFTKTDTPATYLDFGSVEGMYEGIQYLGEKYNREEHAEKMVKAFEEKLSVIEAKIDGQESPKVLILLGVPGSYLVATEESYVGDLVRRAGGINAMTETGVEYISANTEKLQQADADIILRMAHGMPKEVVEMFDKEFKQNTIWKHFKAVQNDRVYDLEEELFGTTANLAAAEALEVLVEILYSE is encoded by the coding sequence TTGAAACATAAATTAAGTTTTTTCCTCATGATCGTTCTTCTCATCGTTTTAGCAGGTTGCGGCGCTGGTGACAAATCCACTGCAGCTAAAAAACAATCCTCAACAGATAGCCAGCAAGAAAATTCAGAAGTAGTGGATGCGACTGAAAATGAAAATTTACTCGAAACGGATGGTCAAATTATCTCAACGACTGTTGCGATTACAGAAATTATGGACCAGTTGGAATTAGAACTTATCGGTATTCCAACAACCTATAAAGGGTTGCCGGAGCGATATGAAGGATTACCGGAAGTCGGGTTGGCCATGGATCCAGATATGGAATTAATTAAATCCTTGAAACCGACAGATGTTTTAACAGTGACAACACTAACGTCATATGTCGAAGAAACGTTTACGAAAACGGATACGCCAGCGACCTATCTTGATTTTGGCAGTGTAGAAGGTATGTATGAAGGTATTCAGTATCTCGGCGAAAAATACAATCGCGAGGAACATGCAGAAAAAATGGTGAAAGCATTTGAAGAGAAACTGTCTGTAATAGAAGCGAAAATTGATGGACAAGAATCTCCGAAAGTTCTAATTTTACTTGGTGTTCCGGGCAGTTATTTAGTAGCTACAGAAGAGTCTTATGTAGGCGATCTTGTTAGACGGGCTGGCGGGATAAATGCGATGACGGAAACGGGTGTGGAATACATCTCAGCGAACACGGAAAAATTGCAGCAAGCCGATGCGGATATTATTCTCCGTATGGCTCACGGAATGCCAAAAGAAGTCGTCGAGATGTTTGATAAGGAATTTAAACAGAATACGATTTGGAAACATTTTAAGGCAGTGCAAAATGACCGCGTATATGATTTAGAAGAAGAACTTTTTGGAACGACCGCAAATCTGGCTGCTGCGGAAGCATTAGAAGTGTTAGTTGAAATCCTTTATTCAGAATAG
- the srtB gene encoding class B sortase: protein MSAKMRKTLSIMLTWLCLGVFTYAAYGLIATAIDYNKNRKVLNNLQETFYNADNSVIEGESNSIRSGFDRLLKENDELVGWITVEGTQIDYPILKADNNVDYLNRNFYKEKNIAGSIFMDFRNNVQDPGLNTIVYGHRVKDGSMFEQLTKYQDKDFFMNHQTFEFDTLYDSYEAQIFAVYITKTDFDYIQTDFANDAEYEQLLTGIREKSMYETDIEVNSDDHILTLSTCDYELDPDHGRLVVQAKLVKKG from the coding sequence ATGAGTGCGAAGATGAGGAAAACTTTATCGATTATGCTCACCTGGTTATGTTTAGGTGTGTTTACGTATGCGGCATATGGTTTGATTGCCACGGCGATAGATTACAATAAAAACCGAAAAGTGTTAAACAATCTCCAGGAAACATTCTACAATGCGGATAATTCGGTCATAGAGGGTGAGTCTAATTCGATTCGTTCCGGATTTGATAGGTTGTTAAAAGAAAATGATGAACTTGTCGGTTGGATTACGGTTGAAGGGACTCAAATTGATTATCCTATTTTAAAAGCAGACAATAATGTTGATTATTTAAATAGGAATTTTTATAAAGAGAAGAACATTGCGGGTAGCATTTTTATGGATTTTCGGAACAACGTGCAAGATCCTGGTTTAAACACGATTGTCTACGGCCATCGGGTCAAGGATGGTTCTATGTTCGAGCAATTAACAAAGTATCAGGATAAGGACTTTTTCATGAACCATCAAACGTTCGAATTTGACACGTTATATGATAGTTATGAAGCACAGATTTTTGCTGTGTACATTACAAAGACAGACTTTGATTATATACAAACTGATTTTGCTAATGACGCGGAGTATGAACAGCTGCTGACAGGAATTCGAGAGAAATCTATGTATGAAACAGACATAGAAGTAAATTCAGATGATCACATTCTTACGTTATCCACATGTGATTACGAATTAGATCCCGATCACGGAAGGTTAGTCGTTCAGGCGAAATTGGTGAAGAAGGGGTAA
- a CDS encoding iron ABC transporter permease, producing the protein MYKKIISFVVVIGLLLVVTIYSMKTGSIAMTTGELVKGLFSGANENVEIIKDLRFPRIVIALFAGAALSVSGVLLQAVMRNPLAEPGIIGVSSGAGFMSMIMITFFPTLFFYTPLFSFVGGAVAFLLVYLFSWKSGLNPLRMILIGVAINAVFTGLSELISAQNAGSMMSGISVTSSTLTMKTWEDVQVIVLYGSIGLILSMLVYAWCNHLGLRDKTLKNLGFQVNRARFIISIIAVLLASIATAVAGMFTFVGLLIPHIGRALVGNDHKLLIPFSALAGALLILSADTLGRTLFSPIEIPASIIMAVIGGPFLIFLLRKSDRIYGN; encoded by the coding sequence ATGTATAAAAAGATCATTAGCTTTGTAGTTGTCATAGGTTTGTTGCTAGTTGTCACGATTTATTCGATGAAGACTGGGAGCATCGCGATGACGACGGGAGAATTGGTAAAAGGACTTTTTTCAGGCGCGAATGAAAATGTAGAAATTATTAAAGATTTACGTTTTCCAAGGATTGTCATTGCACTCTTTGCTGGAGCCGCTTTATCGGTCTCAGGTGTGCTATTGCAAGCTGTCATGCGTAATCCGCTTGCTGAACCGGGGATTATCGGTGTGTCTTCTGGCGCTGGATTTATGTCTATGATTATGATTACATTTTTTCCGACGTTATTTTTCTACACGCCACTATTTTCCTTTGTTGGCGGGGCGGTTGCCTTTTTACTTGTCTATTTATTCTCCTGGAAATCAGGACTCAATCCGCTCAGAATGATTTTAATTGGTGTTGCGATTAACGCGGTGTTTACAGGGTTAAGTGAATTGATTAGTGCGCAAAATGCGGGCAGTATGATGTCGGGAATTTCGGTTACGTCTTCCACACTAACGATGAAGACATGGGAAGATGTGCAAGTGATTGTTTTGTATGGTTCCATCGGACTGATTCTTAGTATGCTTGTGTATGCATGGTGTAACCATTTGGGGTTACGGGATAAGACATTGAAAAATCTTGGTTTTCAAGTGAATCGAGCACGATTCATCATTTCTATCATTGCTGTTTTACTTGCATCCATCGCCACTGCTGTCGCGGGGATGTTTACATTTGTTGGCCTGCTTATCCCGCATATTGGGCGAGCGCTTGTCGGCAATGACCATAAATTGCTTATTCCGTTTTCAGCGCTTGCGGGGGCTTTATTAATTTTATCGGCAGATACATTGGGAAGAACGCTTTTCTCTCCAATTGAAATTCCGGCGTCTATCATTATGGCTGTTATTGGCGGACCATTCCTCATATTCTTGCTTAGAAAGAGTGATCGTATTTATGGAAATTAA